A genomic stretch from Carassius auratus strain Wakin chromosome 35, ASM336829v1, whole genome shotgun sequence includes:
- the LOC113054091 gene encoding sorting nexin-18-like gives MALRARALYDFISENPGEISVTESELLTLSSEEVVDGWLEGTNSRGETGLFPASYVEIIKTDTSLHGNGTSASQHYYRQTSPQRRDTSNESTPTHSAVYQGHLQQQRHSFQTSQGSDEDWDDDWDDSGTADEHGGTPEKRASAQTGYPMTSTPASRRGSAQQSKSTGTVGKNLNRFSTFVKSGGEAFVLGEASGLVRDGDKIFVAMGQYGPEWQENPYPFTCSIDDPTKQTKFKGMKSYMSYGLTPSHTQIQVNRRYKHFDWLYARLVEKFPVISVPHLPEKQATGRFEEDFISKRRKGLIWWMNHMTSHPILSTCDVFQHFLTCSTNDEKSWKQGKRKAEKDYLVGANFFLTICPPALPLDLQEVESNIDGFKAFTKKMDENIIQLNVTLNEFARKQMTGFKKEYQRVGQAFRLLSEAFEFDQQAYAAPLNKAMVHTGDVYETIGDYFAEQPRQDLEPICDLLAIYQGHLANFPDIIHVQKGALTKAKESQKHGEEKDVNASGGVHDRCNIISCATLAEIQHFHRIRVRDFKAQMQHFLRQQISFFQKITGKLEEAFDMYDQA, from the exons ATGGCGCTCAGAGCGAGAGCTTTATACGACTTTATCTCTGAAAACCCCGGCGAGATCTCTGTGACAGAGAGTGAGCTTCTAACGTTGAGTAGTGAAGAGGTCGTCGATGGTTGGTTGGAGGGCACGAACAGCAGAGGGGAGACGGGGCTCTTCCCCGCATCATACGTGGAGATTATAAAGACTGACACATCACTACACGGTAACGGGACATCCGCCAGTCAGCACTATTACCGACAAACTAGTCCTCAGAGGAGGGACACCTCAAATGAATCGACTCCCACTCATTCTGCTGTTTACCAGGGACATCTTCAGCAACAGCGACACAGTTTTCAGACGAGCCAGGGAAGTGATGAGGATTGGGACGATGACTGGGATGACAGCGGAACGGCGGATGAACACGGGGGAACACCTGAAAAACGCGCGAGTGCTCAAACGGGATATCCCATGACAAGCACCCCAGCTTCTCGACGTGGAAGTGCGCAGCAGTCCAAAAGCACAGGAACAGTTGGGAAAAATCTCAATAGGTTTTCCACCTTTGTAAAGTCGGGCGGTGAGGCATTCGTTTTGGGGGAAGCTTCAGGTTTGGTTAGAGATGGAGACAAAATATTTGTGGCTATGGGCCAGTACGGTCCTGAATGGCAAGAGAACCCGTATCCATTCACTTGCTCTATCGATGATCCTACAAAACAGACCAAATTCAAAGGCATGAAGAGCTATATGTCCTACGGACTCACGCCTAGTCATACTCAAATCCAGGTGAATAGAAGATACAAGCACTTTGACTGGCTTTATGCACGGCTTGTAGAAAAATTCCCTGTCATTTCGGTTCCTCACTTGCCTGAGAAACAAGCCACGGGTCGATTCGAAGAGGATTTCATTTCAAAGAGGAGAAAAGGTTTAATATGGTGGATGAATCACATGACAAGTCATCCTATTTTATCCACGTGCGACGTTTTCCAGCATTTTCTCACCTGCAGCACCAATGACGAAAAATCATGGAAGCAAGGCAAGCGAAAAGCTGAGAAGGACTACCTAGTCGGTGCTAACTTCTTCCTCACTATCTGTCCTCCAGCTTTACCGCTTGACCTGCAAGAGGTGGAATCCAACATAGATGGTTTCAAAGCGTTCACCAAAAAAATGGACGAAAACATCATACAGCTCAATGTCACTCTTAATGAATTTGCCAGAAAGCAGATGACTGGTTTTAAAAAGGAATATCAGAGGGTTGGACAGGCTTTCAGACTTCTGAGTGAGGCTTTTGAATTCGACCAGCAAGCATATGCAGCTCCATTAAACAAGGCCATGGTTCACACGGGAGACGTCTACGAGACCATTGGGGATTACTTTGCAGAGCAGCCCCGTCAGGATTTGGAGCCAATTTGCGATCTTTTAGCGATTTACCAGGGCCACCTTGCAAACTTTCCAGACATtatccatgttcagaaag GAGCCCTCACTAAGGCCAAGGAGAGCCAGAAACACGGCGAGGAAAAAGACGTCAATGCAAGCGGAGGCGTTCACGACCGCTGCAACATCATCTCCTGCGCTACGCTAGCTGAGATCCAGCACTTTCATCGCATTCGTGTGCGCGACTTCAAAGCACAGATGCAGCATTTCTTACGGCAGCAGATCAGCTTCTTTCAGAAGATCACAGGCAAGTTGGAGGAGGCCTTTGACATGTATGATCAAGCTTAG